Genomic segment of Pseudomonadales bacterium:
TAACTCTTTTCGAGGGCCAATCGCATATTTCATGGCGCTATGATGCTTAACAGCAAACATAAAGCCAACACCTACTTCGTCGACCGCGCGCGCCACTTGCTGCGGTGAGAGATCCAAATTCACCCCAGCCGCCTCAAGCACATCGGCACTGCCGGATGATGAAGTAATGGAACGATTACCGTGCTTGGCAACTTTTGCCCCGGCGGCTGCAGCAATAAAGCTGACGGCTGTAGATACATTAAAAATGCTGGCGCCATCACCACCAGTGCCACAGGTATCTAAGGTTGGCTGCTGACTAGGCAAGTCAACCCGCGCTGAAAGCTCGCGCATCACTTTTGCCGCCGCCGTAATCTCTTCGACAGTCTCGCCTTTCATGCGCAAAGCCACCAAAAAGCCGGCGATTTGCGCGTCACTGGCGTTACCGGTCATTATTTGCTGCATACAGGCTGTCATTTGCTGCTGCGACAGGTCTTGTTTCGCTATCAATTGGTCTATTGCTGACTGAATCATGATGTCTTATCTAAAAAGTTTTTTAACAGTGCATGGCCATGCTCGCTGAGTATCGACTCAGGGTGGTATTGCACACCTTCAATGTCAAATTGTTTGTGCCTCACGCCCATGATTTCATCGATACTACCATCGGCGTTTTCTGTCCACGCGGTAATTTCTAAGCAGTCCGGTAAGCTGTCTTGCGCGATAACAAGCGAATGGTAGCGAGTAGCCTGATAGGGACTAGGCAAACCGGTAAACACACCTTCGGCCGAGTGAACAATCGGCGACAACTTTCCGTGCATCACTTGTTTTGCGCGCACAATTTGACCACCAAAAGCTTGACCGATCGATTGATGCCCCAAGCAAATGCCTAAAATGGGTAACTTCCCGGCAAAATATTGAATAGCCTCCAAGGAAATACCAGCCTCATTTGGCGTGCAGGGCCCAGGAGAAATCACCAAGTGATCAGGCTGAAGCGCGGCAATCTCAGCGACCGTAATTTGATCATTACGAAACACCTTCACGTCAGCATCAAGTTCAGCCAGATACTGCACAATGTTATAGGTAAACGAGTCGTAGTTATCAATCATCACCAACATAATGACTAAACCTCACCATCATGATTATCGTGCTGTTGAACCATCGCCACAGCTTTGAATATCGCGCGCGCTTTATTCATGGTTTCTTTCCACTCTAACTCAGGTACCGAATCTGCGACAACGCCAGCGCCAGCTTGAACATGCAGCTGCTTGTCTTTGATCACTGCGGTGCGAATCGCGATCGCGGTATCTAAATTACCCTGCCATGATAGGTAGCCAACTGCGCCACCATAGACACCGCGTTTGACCGGCTCAAGCTCGTCAATAATCTCCATCGCGCGCACCTTTGGCGCACCGCTGAGAGTGCCTGCCGGCAGCGTAGCTTTTAACACATCAATAGCCGATAGCTGATCAGCAAGCTGTGCCTCGACATTCGATACAATGTGCATGACATGCGAATATCGCTCAATGACCATTTGATCGGTTACCGCAACCGTGCCGGTTTGCGCAATTCTGCCAACATCATTTCGGCCTAAATCAATCAGCATTAAATGCTCGGCAATCTCCTTAGGGTCGGCCAGCAATTCTTGCTCCATCGCCAAGTCTTGCGCAGGCGTTTTACCGCGTTTGCGGGTGCCGGCAATTGGCCTAACGGACACTGTG
This window contains:
- the trpD gene encoding anthranilate phosphoribosyltransferase; translated protein: MMIQSAIDQLIAKQDLSQQQMTACMQQIMTGNASDAQIAGFLVALRMKGETVEEITAAAKVMRELSARVDLPSQQPTLDTCGTGGDGASIFNVSTAVSFIAAAAGAKVAKHGNRSITSSSGSADVLEAAGVNLDLSPQQVARAVDEVGVGFMFAVKHHSAMKYAIGPRKELAVRTIFNILGPLTNPAAAKFQVLGVYDRAWLRPLAQVLQNLGSEHVLVVHAADGLDELSIAGESYVAELRAGEIHEYTIEPQQFGLPKASLSELVVNSSAESLAMIKAAFSGEHSAAADMLALNAGAAIYAADIVNSLAAGVVMAQDIMASGQALEKMQEFIQFTQWVEQV
- a CDS encoding aminodeoxychorismate/anthranilate synthase component II; translation: MLVMIDNYDSFTYNIVQYLAELDADVKVFRNDQITVAEIAALQPDHLVISPGPCTPNEAGISLEAIQYFAGKLPILGICLGHQSIGQAFGGQIVRAKQVMHGKLSPIVHSAEGVFTGLPSPYQATRYHSLVIAQDSLPDCLEITAWTENADGSIDEIMGVRHKQFDIEGVQYHPESILSEHGHALLKNFLDKTS